A window of the Phoenix dactylifera cultivar Barhee BC4 unplaced genomic scaffold, palm_55x_up_171113_PBpolish2nd_filt_p 000076F, whole genome shotgun sequence genome harbors these coding sequences:
- the LOC103698783 gene encoding oxalate oxidase 1-like, with protein MESVARLFLFLCFALFLLSPCRSDPDPLQDFCVANLQTSDVTVDGFPCKQTSSVVSDDFFSTALSKAGNTDNIFSSNVTSADVRSFPGLNTLGLSMNRVDFAPGGLNPPHSHPRATELGLVLHGQLLVGFISTSNVFYSKIVNEGENFVIPRGLVHFQYNMGKEKALAITTFNSQLPGVVVAPLTLFGSKPAIPSEVLAKAFQVDQQVVNQIKSKFGN; from the coding sequence ATGGAATCCGTAGCAAGACTTTTCCTCTTCCTTTGTTtcgccctcttcctcctctccccatGCCGCTCCGACCCCGATCCCCTCCAGGACTTCTGCGTTGCCAACCTTCAAACCAGCGACGTAACGGTCGATGGATTCCCATGCAAACAAACCTCCAGCGTCGTCTCCGACGACTTCTTCTCCACAGCGCTTTCGAAAGCAGGCAACACAGACAACATTTTCAGCTCTAACGTGACCTCTGCAGACGTCCGCAGCTTCCCAGGCCTCAACACACTTGGGCTCTCCAtgaaccgagtcgacttcgcCCCGGGAGGTCTCAATCCCCCTCACTCCCACCCCCGTGCCACCGAGCTTGGGCTCGTTCTTCACGGTCAGCTGCTGGTGGGATTCATCAGCACGAGCAACGTATTCTACTCTAAAATTGTGAATGAAGGTGAGAATTTCGTGATTCCCCGGGGACTTGTTCACTTCCAGTACAACATGGGGAAGGAGAAGGCGCTGGCGATCACAACATTCAATAGCCAGCTGCCTGGGGTTGTGGTTGCTCCGCTAACTCTCTTTGGATCGAAGCCTGCAATACCGAGCGAGGTGCTGGCCAAGGCTTTCCAGGTTGACCAGCAGGTCGTTAATCAGATAAAGTCCAAATTTGGAAACTAG